CTCTCGTGTAGCGACGCGATGGTTTCAACGTGGATACACCGGTCCGGGGTGGTTTCGATCGCCTCCCCGACGTGCTCGGAGCCGATGTTCGTCGCTCCGTCTCGTTCGGCGAAAATGGCTGCGGCGTACAGCGCGGTAATCGCTTTCGTCGCATCGCCGGCAGCCCAGTCTCCAATCTCCCGCGTAAGCGCGTACTTCAGCCCGTTCGACGAGAGGCCGGACGAAGCTCGCGTAAAGAGGATATCGAGCAGCGCTTCAGAAGAGTAGGCCGGGATCCGAACCGTGCTATCGGCGGTGTCCATCGGTTGTCGGTCGACCGTGACCGTCGAAATCGGCACGTTAGCGGGGAGGTGGTCTCGAATCGTTCCCGACCGAGATTCGCTGACGTGGTCGATGGCGAGAACCGTGCGCTCCGTCGCCGCGACTGCATCCGTCAATCGCCATTCGATATCGTCGAGGCTGATCCCGCGCTTCGGCGTGGTCTCGTCGGTAAGTGCGTCGAGGACGCCTCGCAGAGTTTCGAACGTGGTTCGTCCGCGCGCGTCGACGTAGACGAACTCCGTCCGCGGTACGTTGGTCGTTCGGGTCGTGGTGACGATCGGGGCATCGCCGGGCGAGAACCGTTCGCTGAGCAACTGAAACAGGTTCGCAACGAGTACGGATTTTCCGGACCCTCGAGGACCATAAACGTGACAAGACGGTGGAAGCGAGCCGCTAAATGCCGGGTCCAGGACGTCGAGAAGTCGTTCGATAATCGGTCCGTGCCCGATCGGTTCGTCGGGGCGGACCGCCGGATTCAGTGCGTTTTCGTCGACGATGAGACGGTTCCGATCGTCCGAGATACGACGACCGATTCGCTCCCACAACTCCATCAGCTACAGTTCGAAACCCTTGTGAAGTAAGCGTTACGGGTAATGGGCAGTTTTTTACGCCTACTCGGCACCTTCCGATCGTAAATATCTCTTCCCTGAGATCACATCGCTATCGGTCGAGAAGAAACGTCGTCGAAGTAAATTATCCCAAATGTTTACCCGGCAGGGTTATTATACCCCCCAACTATTCGGCACAGGAGTGAAGCGACGATGGGATATATTTATTATGGTCCATTATATTTATTCCCACTATGGTATTTAGCGGTGATTCCAGACGGCGATTTCTGAAAGGGGCAGCCTGTGCCTGCTGTGGTGCAACGCTGGCTGGCTGCTTGAGTGGAAACGACGACGAAGACGACGGTAACGGCAACGGGAACGGGAATGGCTCGAACTCGAATGACTACGCCGAATTCGATCCACTAGATCCCGAATTCCCACAGCTGACCTCGACACTCCTTGAGCACAGCTTCGAAACCGGATCGATCGAAGAACTCGACAACTTCGAACAGCGTGACGAACCCGTCTACGGCAACTCGCCCCAGGAGACGCCGGACGACGAGAGCGAGTGGCTCGATCCCGACACCCTCGACTTCGCGATGGTGCCAACCGAAGATCCCACGGTCTTCGAAGGCGTGCTCGATCCACTGCTCGAAAATATTGCTGAAGAGACGGGAAAAGAGGTCGTCAATAATCCGCTTCAGTCCTACGCTGCCCAGATCGAAGCGATGCGCAACGAGCGCCTGCACGTCTCCGGTTTTTCGACTGGATCGACGCCATTCGCGGTCAACAATTCCGGCGCCGTCCCCTTCAGCATCCAGGTCGGCGAGGAGGAGTTCGGCTACCGGCTGTGGGTCATCACCCAGGCCGACAACGACGAGATCACCGAACTCGAGGATCTGGCCGGGAAGAACGTCGCTCACACCGACCAGTCGTCGAACTCGGGTCACCTCGCGCCGAACGCCCTGTTCACCGACGCCGGCGTGACCCCCGGTGAAGACTACGAGATCGAGTTCTCAGGCAGCCACGAGAACAGTGCTACGGGCATCTACCACGGCGACTACGACGTTGCACCGATCTGTAGTACCTGCTACGCACGCGTAGCAGAGCGCGGTGACGTCGAAGCCTCCGAGGTCAAATGTATCTGGGCCAGCGCGCCGTTCCCCACGACCTCGTTCTGTTACCGCTACAACCTCCATCCCGACATTCAGGAGGGCGTTAGGCGAGCTTTCCTGGAGTACGACTACCAGGATACCCAGATCGCAGAGGAATTCGAAGGACGAGGGACCTGGGTCGAAATCGATTACGCAACCCACTACCACGACATCCTCGTCAACCATCAGGTCAATGGCGTCGACTACGAAGAAGACGAAGCCTAGTACCCGATGCTCAAAGTTGTCGATCTGGATAAGACGTACCCAACCGGCGACCGAGCGCTCAAAAACGCCTCGATGGAGGTATCTGGCAACGAAGTCGTCGCCATCATCGGGCCCAGCGGCGCCGGAAAGAGTACGCTCATCCGGTGTATCAACCGGCTGACTGAGCCGACCGGCGGGGAGGTGTGGCTCGACGAAACCGAACTCACGGGGCTGTCGAAGCAAGCCCTTCGGAAGACGCGCCGAGACGTCGGGATGATCTTCCAGGAGTACGGACTCGTCGAACGGCTCACCGTGATGGAGAACGTCCTCTCGGGCCGACTCGGATACCTCAGCAACTGGGACGCGTTCCGCCGCAATTTCCCGGAGGAAGACGTTCGGTACGCGTACGAAACTCTCGATCGGGTCGGTCTCGGCGAAATGGAAGACAAGCGAGCGGACGAACTCTCGGGCGGCCAGCGCCAGCGCGTCGGCATCGCTCGCGCGGTCGTTCAGCAACCGAAGATCATGCTCGCGGACGAACCGACGTCGAGCCTCGACCCGGACACATCCCGGGCCGTGATGGACCTCCTGACGGAAATCGCTCGCGAGGAGTCGATTCCGGTGCTCATCAACATCCACGAGGTGGAACTCGCGCTCGAATATGCAGACCGAGTGATTGGGCTTCACGACGGCAAAATCGTCTTCGAAGGTGGCCCCAGTGACGTCGACGAGTGGGCACGCGACGTCATCTACCGCGGTGAAAGCGCCGACCGTTCCTCGGAATCGGAGTTCGAAGACTCGAGCACGGACGAGCACACCCCGGCAGGCAGCCCAACCAGAGACGTATGAGCGAAGGAACAACCGGGGAGCGCTCGAGCGAAGATGCACGCGCCGATGGCGGTTATCCTGGACACTGGGAGCGGCCGACGGTATTTTACAATGCCACAGTAAAGTACGCCATCTACCTGGCTATCGCGGCGTTCGTCCTCTGGAGCCTCTGGGAAATCCGGATCGGTTTCGATCGGTTCGCTTCCGGTTTCGAGGCCGCCGCGAATCTCGCTGAGGGGATGTACCCGCCGAACTTCGGGCCACGGAAGCGCGAACTCATCTACGAGGGCATGGTCGAGAGTATCGCGATGTCGATCGTTGCGACGTTCATCGGCGTCATTATCAGCATCCCGATCGCCGTGATGGCGGCCGAAAATCTCGTCCCTCGACCGGTCTACTACGTCGGCCGCGGGATCCTCTCCGTTTCGCGTGCGCTGCACGAACTCGTGCTGGGAATTCTAGCCGTCGTCGCCGTCGGGATCGGCCCACTCGCCGGCGTGATCGCGCTGGTGTTCGCCACGCCTGGATTCTACGCAAAGTTGCTCGCAGAGGACCTGGAGGACATCGACGAGAGCCAGCGGGACGCAATTCGCGCGGTCGGCGGATCCCCGTTGCAGGTGTTGCTGTACGGCGTCTATCCTCAGGTCGTACCCCGAATTGCTGGCCTCGCGATTTACCGTTGGGACATCAACATTCGGGCAAGTACGATCATCGGCATCGTCGGCGCGGGCGGCATCGGCATTACGCTGATCAACGCGTTCGATCGCTACGAGTACGACTTCGCGGTCGCGATCATCCTGGTCATCATCGCCGTCGTCCTGCTCGGTGAAGCCGTGAGTGCGTACACCCGGAGGCGGATACAATGAGTATCGAATCAACTGATGACTTCGGCGAATGGAGCACTAGGGGCCGGAAACGGCGTCTCGTCCGATACGTCGGCTTGCTTGTGACGTTCGTTGCCGTCGCCATTTCGTGGCGGGCGCTCAACGTCCGCTACGAATACGTCGAGACGGCCCCCGAGTCGGTCCAGGACCTCCTCAACCGAATGTATCCGCCGGACGCCGCGTACGCGAACGAAATCGTCGGCCCGCTGCTCGAGACCGTCAATATAGCGATTCTCGGGACGGGGCTGGCCATACTGCTGGCCCTTCCGGTCGCGTTTATCGGAGCGGACAACACCACGCCAAACCGGGCGACCTACCTGCTCGGAAAGTTCCTTATCGTCGCGACGCGCTCGGTCAACGTCATCATCTGGGCGATCATCTTCGTGATTCTCTTTGGATCGGGTGCCCTCGCCGGCGTCCTGGCAGTCGGCTTTCGGTCGATCGGATTCGTCGCGAAGCTCATCGCCGAAGAAATCGAGGAGATCAATCCGACGCAAGTCGAAGCCGTCCGTGCCACCGGCGCGAGCAGAACGCAGGCGCTGCTGTACGGAATCGTCCCACAGGTGAAGCCGGCGTTCGTCGGCGTTTCGGTCTACCGGTGGGACATCAACGTTCGCTCGAGTACGATCATTGGCTTCGTCGGTGCGGGCGGTATCGGTGTCGAACTCCAGAACAGCATCAACTTCCTCGATTGGCACCGCGTGCTGACGATTCTCATTGCAATCCTCGTGGTCGTCCTCGTCAGCGAATTGATCTCGGCGTACCTTCGGTCGAAGGTGCGCTGACCCCCCATCTATGCGCTTCGACGGGATCATCTTCGACCTCGACGGAACCGTCTATCGGGGCGACCGGATCGTTCCCGGAGCCCCGGCCGCGGTCGAACAGGCTCGAGCAGCCGGTTCAAACGTCCTGTTCCTATCGAACAATCCCACGAAGCGGCCGCCAGAGTACGCCGACCGACTGACCGAATTCGGCATTCCAACCGACGACGAGGACGTGCTCAACTCAGCAGCCATCACCGCGGAGTGGCTCGAGGCGAATCATCCCGACCGACCGGCGCTGGTCGTCGGCGAGCAACCACTCGTTGCCGAACTCGAGGACGCCGGCATCACCGTGACGCGGGATCCCCGGCGGACGGAGATCGTCGTCGTGTCGATGGACCGATCGTTCGACTACGAGACGCTCCAGCTGGCACTCGAGGCGGTCGACGACGAGACGCTGTTCGTCGCGACCAACCCCGACCGTACGTGCCCAGTCGAGGACGGGGAAATTCCCGACGCCGCCGGGATGATCGGCGCTATCGAGGGTGTTACCGGTCGATCTCTCGACCGCGTGCTCGGAAAGCCGTCATCCACGGCAGTCGAAATCGCGACGACGAGGATGGGCTGCACCCCCGAACGGTGCCTGCTCGTCGGCGATCGCCTCGAGACCGACATCGAGATGGGTGTCCGCTCGGGGATGACGACGGCGCTCGTTCTCACGGGTGCGAGCGACGAGACGGATCTCGCGAGTGCACCGTACGAACCGAATTACGTCTTCGATTCGATCGTCGACCTGCCGGAACTGCTCTCGGTCGGCGGGTGACCCACTCATCCCTGACTCGACAAGGAACCGCGAGGCCGTTTCTTCCGGTTCTCTCGACTTTATACAAATCGGTCACGAAGACGGGGTATGCGAGCCATCGAAGTCACCGAATATGGTGATAGTGGCGTCCTCCAGATCGCCGATCGCGAACGACCGGATCCAGGCGCGGGCGAAGTTCGGATCGACGTCGAGGCCGCGGGGATCAACTTCGCGGACGTCATGCAACGACGCGGCGTGTATCCGGGTGGGCCGGAACCGCAGTACGTCCCCGGGATGGAAGCCGCCGGAACCGTCGACGCCGCAGGTGAAGACGTCGACCTCGAGGTAGGCGACCGCGTGGTCGGCATGCTCGGCGGGGGCGGGTACGCCGAGTACGCCACCGCAAACGCACAGATGCTCCTGCCCATCCCCGACGGGGTGAGCTTCGAGGAGGCCGCTGGCTTCCCCGTCCAGTTCCTGACCGCCCACTCCTGCCTGTTCGAGTGGGGTGACCTCGAAGAGGGCGAGTCCGTCCTGATCCAGGCCGCCGCGGGTGGCGTCGGCACGGCGGCCGTGCAGCTGGCCTCGCGGGCCGGCGCGGAGGTCTTCGGCACCGCGAGCACCGAGGAGAAACTCGAGCTGGCGGCCGACCTCGGGTGTGGCCACCCGATCCAGTACACCGAAGTCGACTTCCGCGACCCCGTCGAGGAGGCGACCGACGGCCGGGGCGTCGACCTCGTCCTGGAGAGCGTCGGCGACGACGTGTTCGACCGAAGCCTCGACGCCCTCGCACACTTCGGGCGACTGGTCACCTACGGCGTGGCAAGCGGGGTACCCGCGCGTGCCGAAAACCGGCGCCTGCTCTTCGAGAACAAGTCCGTCGTTGGGTTCCACCTCGGCCAGGCGTCTCGACACGATCCGAAGCGGGTCATGCAGGCGATTCCGGATCTGACCCAGGGGCTGGCCGAAGGAGAACTCGAGGTGATCGTCGGGGAGACGTTCGCGCTCGAGGACGCCGCCGAGGCTCACCAGTTCATCGAGGATCGAAAGAGTATGGGGAAGGTCGTGCTGGTACCCTGAGCGGTTCGTGGTCGTCGACCCGAGGAGGCGGGTCGGTCGGTCGATCGATGGCCGAGTGATAGCTATTTTGCGCTGCTGGGTGGTTCGATATGCATGGCCACAGAACGACCGCGAGACGCCCGTCACCGCGAGATCGACGCGATCGTGGAGGCGAAGGCGGGCGGCGTCGCGGAGACGAGAGACGAAGCCGACAAGTACACCGTCCTCGGGGCCGCCAGCCGACGCACGTTCGCGAACTGGCTGACACCGACCGAGGAGCACTTCGTCTGCCACCGAAACGACATTCCGGACGCTGACGCCGACGCGTGGACCGTCTCGCTCACCGGAGAGTTCGACGGGGAACTTTCGATGGCCGACGTCAGGGACGAGTATCCGACGGTCGCAGTCGCACACACGATGGAGTGTGCTGGTAACGGGCGGGGGCAACACCGACCCGAGACAGGCAGCGTCCAGTGGGACTGCGAGGCTGCAGCCACCGCTTTCTGGACCGGGACGCCGGTGAGTTCGATTCTGCGGGACCACGGTGTGACCGATCCCGAGGGGCGATGGCTCACCGCCATCGGTGGCGACCCGTCGGACGGCGACGACGTATTCGCCCGGTCGATTCCGCTCGAGAAGGCGCTCGACGACTGCGTGCTGGCCTACGAAATGAACGGCGAGCCCTTGCCGCGAGAGCACGGCTACCCCGTCCGCTTGATCGTTCCAGGCTGGTACGGCGTCAACAACGTCAAGTGGGTCGAGGAACTCCGCGTCATGGACTCGATGGTCGTCGAGGGGAGCCTCGAGCGCCCCGGAGAGCACGCCCATTGGCAACAGGTGTCCTATCGTATCCATCCCAGGGGGAACGAACCCGACGAGAACGAGACGGTCGACACGTACGATACGTGGGCCCAGCTCGAGGGTGCAGTCGAGCACCCGTACCCGTTCGACGCGAACGTGATGTCGCTGATTGGCACGCCGGACGGAGCGTCCCCGATCACGGTGAGGGCAGGTGAGACGGTCGAAGTACGCGGCGTCGCCTGGGCAGGCGACGACGCGGTCGACCGCGTTCAGGTCTCCACCGATGGCGGCGATACCTGGATCGATGCAGAACTGTTCGGGCCCGACTACGCGGGCACGTGGCGACTCTTCCGGTACGACTGGGACGCAGAACCGGGACGCCACACCCTGCTTTCGTGCGCGACCGACGACCTGGGCCGTCGACAGCCGTCGCGAATATCCGAACCGGACGCCTGGCGTGACGCCCTCGAGAACGACGAGTACCCCTGGAACGAAGGAGGATACGCTTCGAACGCGTACGAACCGAACGGCGTGGAGGTTCAGGTCCACGCCGACGACGACCGAAACGTCAGCAAATAAGTCGAATCGCGTGCGCCGACGCGGTCACTCCTCCAGCGACGCGCCGCGCTCGAGGTCGTAGTCGACGAACTCGGCCTCGTCGAGCGGTCGGCCGCCCTCGAATGCGAACGTTCCCTCGACGGTATCGCCCTCGAGCACCGCGGGCAGCCAGATGTGATCGTCCTCCCACATGCGGTCGTAGGGCACCTCCTCGATTGGAACCCACTCGGGGCGGGCCTCCGCGGTCGCCACCGGTTGGCCCTCGTAGGTCTCGGTTCGGAAGACGTGACAGACGGTGTGGGCCTCCCCGTCCAGGGTGAAGGTGAGTTCGCCGGCCCGTTCGAGTGCCTCGAGGGGAATCTCGAGGCCGACCTCCTCGCGCACCTCGCGAACGGCACACTCCCTCGGCGTCTCGCCGTCCTCGAGTTTGCCGCCGGGTCCGTTATACCACCCCTCGCCGAGTCCGCGTCGCTTCTCGATGAGGAGCACATCGTCGCCGTCCAGGACGAAACAGAGCGTCGCCTCGATCATGCTCGAGGGTTCGACTGGGCGGACAAAACTGGTGTGGTCCGCTGCGGCTGAGGTTTTGTTTCACCCCGAGGTAGACGGGCCTGATCTCGGCCGTTCGGATACGGCCACCCTCGTCGGATGAGACTCCCTGTCGATAATGGACCGTACGAACTACGTCTCTCGTTTCGATCCGCTCCACAAAATCGAAGGCCGATGCCAACAAATAGACTCAACGATGGCCACCGAAGCGACGTTTACCGTCCCCTCGAGTCAGTTCCCGCTGGGGACCGTATTCGAGCAGCTACCGAACGTGACGGTCACCCTGGAGCGGATTATCCCCGCACAGGACGTGGTAGTGCCCTACTTCTGGGTGCGAGGAACCGTCGTCGACGACATCGAGGAGGCGTTTACCGAACATCCCGGCGTCAGAGACATCCGTCTCGTCGACTCCGTCGCGGACGAGTACCTGTTGCGTGTCGAGTGGTCGGTCGAGTATTCGGGGGTGCTCAGTGCGCTCGTAGAGACGGAGATACCGCTCATCGAAGCCGTCGGCACGAGCCAGGAGTGGACGTTCGACGTTCGCGGTGACGACCGAAGCGACATCGCGGCCTTCCAGCAACACTGTAAGAGATTTGACGTACCGGTCACGCTGACGAGTCTCCACGCGTTGACACCGGTCGAGACGAACACCGAGGCGGCACTCACCGATCCCCAACAGGAAGCGCTGGTACTCGCCTTCGACCGCGGCTACTTCGAGACTCCCCGGGAGGTGACGATGTCGGAAGTCGGCGACGAACTCGGCATCTCCCAGCAGGCCGTCGCCTCTCGCCTTCGGCGCGGAATAAAGCACATTCTGGGGAGTACGCTCTCCGAGACGGGACGCTCGGACCGATAGATCGCTTAAAAGGGTTTTGTATAACGCGAAGCAATCCTGATGATCGTTCTCCGTCGAATACACGAACGATGCCCTCCAGTGA
This region of Natronosalvus halobius genomic DNA includes:
- a CDS encoding Cdc6/Cdc18 family protein, which produces MELWERIGRRISDDRNRLIVDENALNPAVRPDEPIGHGPIIERLLDVLDPAFSGSLPPSCHVYGPRGSGKSVLVANLFQLLSERFSPGDAPIVTTTRTTNVPRTEFVYVDARGRTTFETLRGVLDALTDETTPKRGISLDDIEWRLTDAVAATERTVLAIDHVSESRSGTIRDHLPANVPISTVTVDRQPMDTADSTVRIPAYSSEALLDILFTRASSGLSSNGLKYALTREIGDWAAGDATKAITALYAAAIFAERDGATNIGSEHVGEAIETTPDRCIHVETIASLHESKQTVLDRFVTLNLSGTEIDESAESIAADVTLSEKTVKRHLYELAQDGVLTRIRTSGNGPGRPPTRLEPRFSPPVYRRLRGQD
- the phnD gene encoding phosphate/phosphite/phosphonate ABC transporter substrate-binding protein, whose amino-acid sequence is MVFSGDSRRRFLKGAACACCGATLAGCLSGNDDEDDGNGNGNGNGSNSNDYAEFDPLDPEFPQLTSTLLEHSFETGSIEELDNFEQRDEPVYGNSPQETPDDESEWLDPDTLDFAMVPTEDPTVFEGVLDPLLENIAEETGKEVVNNPLQSYAAQIEAMRNERLHVSGFSTGSTPFAVNNSGAVPFSIQVGEEEFGYRLWVITQADNDEITELEDLAGKNVAHTDQSSNSGHLAPNALFTDAGVTPGEDYEIEFSGSHENSATGIYHGDYDVAPICSTCYARVAERGDVEASEVKCIWASAPFPTTSFCYRYNLHPDIQEGVRRAFLEYDYQDTQIAEEFEGRGTWVEIDYATHYHDILVNHQVNGVDYEEDEA
- the phnC gene encoding phosphonate ABC transporter ATP-binding protein translates to MLKVVDLDKTYPTGDRALKNASMEVSGNEVVAIIGPSGAGKSTLIRCINRLTEPTGGEVWLDETELTGLSKQALRKTRRDVGMIFQEYGLVERLTVMENVLSGRLGYLSNWDAFRRNFPEEDVRYAYETLDRVGLGEMEDKRADELSGGQRQRVGIARAVVQQPKIMLADEPTSSLDPDTSRAVMDLLTEIAREESIPVLINIHEVELALEYADRVIGLHDGKIVFEGGPSDVDEWARDVIYRGESADRSSESEFEDSSTDEHTPAGSPTRDV
- the phnE gene encoding phosphonate ABC transporter, permease protein PhnE is translated as MSEGTTGERSSEDARADGGYPGHWERPTVFYNATVKYAIYLAIAAFVLWSLWEIRIGFDRFASGFEAAANLAEGMYPPNFGPRKRELIYEGMVESIAMSIVATFIGVIISIPIAVMAAENLVPRPVYYVGRGILSVSRALHELVLGILAVVAVGIGPLAGVIALVFATPGFYAKLLAEDLEDIDESQRDAIRAVGGSPLQVLLYGVYPQVVPRIAGLAIYRWDINIRASTIIGIVGAGGIGITLINAFDRYEYDFAVAIILVIIAVVLLGEAVSAYTRRRIQ
- the phnE gene encoding phosphonate ABC transporter, permease protein PhnE — protein: MSIESTDDFGEWSTRGRKRRLVRYVGLLVTFVAVAISWRALNVRYEYVETAPESVQDLLNRMYPPDAAYANEIVGPLLETVNIAILGTGLAILLALPVAFIGADNTTPNRATYLLGKFLIVATRSVNVIIWAIIFVILFGSGALAGVLAVGFRSIGFVAKLIAEEIEEINPTQVEAVRATGASRTQALLYGIVPQVKPAFVGVSVYRWDINVRSSTIIGFVGAGGIGVELQNSINFLDWHRVLTILIAILVVVLVSELISAYLRSKVR
- a CDS encoding HAD-IIA family hydrolase; translation: MRFDGIIFDLDGTVYRGDRIVPGAPAAVEQARAAGSNVLFLSNNPTKRPPEYADRLTEFGIPTDDEDVLNSAAITAEWLEANHPDRPALVVGEQPLVAELEDAGITVTRDPRRTEIVVVSMDRSFDYETLQLALEAVDDETLFVATNPDRTCPVEDGEIPDAAGMIGAIEGVTGRSLDRVLGKPSSTAVEIATTRMGCTPERCLLVGDRLETDIEMGVRSGMTTALVLTGASDETDLASAPYEPNYVFDSIVDLPELLSVGG
- a CDS encoding quinone oxidoreductase family protein, producing the protein MRAIEVTEYGDSGVLQIADRERPDPGAGEVRIDVEAAGINFADVMQRRGVYPGGPEPQYVPGMEAAGTVDAAGEDVDLEVGDRVVGMLGGGGYAEYATANAQMLLPIPDGVSFEEAAGFPVQFLTAHSCLFEWGDLEEGESVLIQAAAGGVGTAAVQLASRAGAEVFGTASTEEKLELAADLGCGHPIQYTEVDFRDPVEEATDGRGVDLVLESVGDDVFDRSLDALAHFGRLVTYGVASGVPARAENRRLLFENKSVVGFHLGQASRHDPKRVMQAIPDLTQGLAEGELEVIVGETFALEDAAEAHQFIEDRKSMGKVVLVP
- a CDS encoding sulfite oxidase, whose translation is MATERPRDARHREIDAIVEAKAGGVAETRDEADKYTVLGAASRRTFANWLTPTEEHFVCHRNDIPDADADAWTVSLTGEFDGELSMADVRDEYPTVAVAHTMECAGNGRGQHRPETGSVQWDCEAAATAFWTGTPVSSILRDHGVTDPEGRWLTAIGGDPSDGDDVFARSIPLEKALDDCVLAYEMNGEPLPREHGYPVRLIVPGWYGVNNVKWVEELRVMDSMVVEGSLERPGEHAHWQQVSYRIHPRGNEPDENETVDTYDTWAQLEGAVEHPYPFDANVMSLIGTPDGASPITVRAGETVEVRGVAWAGDDAVDRVQVSTDGGDTWIDAELFGPDYAGTWRLFRYDWDAEPGRHTLLSCATDDLGRRQPSRISEPDAWRDALENDEYPWNEGGYASNAYEPNGVEVQVHADDDRNVSK
- a CDS encoding 8-oxo-dGTP diphosphatase, which codes for MIEATLCFVLDGDDVLLIEKRRGLGEGWYNGPGGKLEDGETPRECAVREVREEVGLEIPLEALERAGELTFTLDGEAHTVCHVFRTETYEGQPVATAEARPEWVPIEEVPYDRMWEDDHIWLPAVLEGDTVEGTFAFEGGRPLDEAEFVDYDLERGASLEE
- a CDS encoding helix-turn-helix domain-containing protein, which encodes MATEATFTVPSSQFPLGTVFEQLPNVTVTLERIIPAQDVVVPYFWVRGTVVDDIEEAFTEHPGVRDIRLVDSVADEYLLRVEWSVEYSGVLSALVETEIPLIEAVGTSQEWTFDVRGDDRSDIAAFQQHCKRFDVPVTLTSLHALTPVETNTEAALTDPQQEALVLAFDRGYFETPREVTMSEVGDELGISQQAVASRLRRGIKHILGSTLSETGRSDR